The Fusobacteriaceae bacterium genome window below encodes:
- a CDS encoding transporter substrate-binding domain-containing protein has translation MKKSLRNVLIAVLVVLTAACAYAGDRLDAILSKKVLRVGTPGDYRPFSMLTDGKYEGYDIDVIELIAKELGVTVEYVPTVWKNLLTDLKEDKYDLALGGITRNPTRVSQYEFLPGYAPFGKVALIRKTDKDKYTTLESMNKPEVRVIKNPGGTNEAFVLANLTGATVSTHEKNAEIPGLIAEGKGDVMITETFEALLYAQKDDRLYAAFIDKPLTPINKLGFMIQKDDPDYVRVLNFLWDLLETRGELQKAADKWLK, from the coding sequence ATGTGCTGATTGCGGTATTGGTCGTGCTGACCGCCGCCTGCGCCTACGCGGGGGACCGTTTGGACGCGATTCTTTCCAAAAAAGTGCTGCGGGTGGGAACACCCGGGGATTACAGGCCCTTTTCCATGCTGACCGACGGAAAATACGAGGGTTATGACATCGATGTCATCGAGCTCATCGCGAAGGAACTGGGCGTCACGGTCGAGTATGTGCCGACGGTCTGGAAGAATCTCCTGACCGACCTCAAAGAGGACAAGTACGACCTTGCCCTGGGCGGCATCACGAGAAATCCGACCCGGGTTTCCCAGTACGAGTTTCTGCCGGGATACGCGCCCTTCGGTAAAGTGGCCCTGATTCGAAAAACGGACAAGGACAAGTACACGACGCTGGAAAGCATGAACAAGCCCGAAGTCCGCGTGATCAAGAACCCGGGCGGGACAAACGAGGCCTTTGTGCTGGCCAATCTCACGGGAGCGACGGTTTCCACCCACGAAAAGAACGCCGAGATTCCGGGATTGATCGCCGAGGGAAAAGGGGACGTCATGATCACGGAAACCTTTGAGGCGCTGCTTTACGCGCAAAAAGACGACAGGCTCTACGCGGCTTTTATCGATAAACCGCTGACGCCGATCAACAAGTTGGGCTTTATGATCCAGAAGGACGATCCCGACTATGTGCGCGTGCTGAATTTTCTCTGGGATCTTTTGGAGACCCGGGGAGAACTGCAGAAAGCCGCCGACAAGTGGTTGAAGTAA
- a CDS encoding response regulator transcription factor, translating to MKEQVKNQVIAMKKRILIVEDEKDLEKVVEDTLIQEGFEVFKAFDGERGLDAFYLYNPDLILLDINLPRKNGWEICKEIRGESNVPIIMMTARDSEIDELKGLSIGADDYITKPFSLKILAVKVKKALKIDGNSAYKFKGLNFDFKSGELVVDGESMELTRREIQFLEYMIKNKGMIFPREQLLNEIWGFDFDGNDRVVDTLVKRVRKKMGNYNEMLRTIRGMGYLFDETKN from the coding sequence ATGAAAGAACAAGTCAAAAATCAGGTGATCGCCATGAAAAAAAGAATACTGATCGTAGAGGATGAAAAAGATCTGGAAAAAGTCGTCGAAGACACGTTGATCCAGGAAGGCTTTGAAGTTTTCAAGGCCTTTGACGGCGAACGGGGACTGGACGCCTTCTACCTGTACAACCCCGACCTGATCCTGCTCGACATCAATCTCCCGCGCAAAAACGGCTGGGAGATCTGCAAGGAGATCCGCGGCGAATCCAACGTTCCCATCATCATGATGACGGCCAGGGATTCGGAGATCGACGAGTTGAAGGGCCTTTCCATCGGCGCAGACGATTACATCACCAAGCCCTTCAGCCTCAAGATCCTCGCGGTGAAGGTCAAAAAGGCCCTGAAGATCGACGGCAACAGCGCCTACAAATTCAAAGGGCTCAATTTTGATTTCAAGAGCGGAGAACTGGTCGTGGACGGCGAATCCATGGAGCTCACGCGCCGGGAAATCCAGTTTCTGGAGTACATGATCAAGAACAAGGGCATGATTTTCCCCCGGGAGCAGCTGCTCAACGAGATCTGGGGATTTGACTTCGACGGCAACGACAGAGTCGTCGATACGCTTGTCAAGCGAGTCCGGAAAAAAATGGGCAATTACAATGAGATGCTGCGTACCATAAGGGGAATGGGATATCTGTTCGATGAAACCAAGAATTAA
- a CDS encoding DUF4143 domain-containing protein codes for MKKQYDRLLEKYLKDLLADLPAVAIDGLKGVGKTVSASRIANTVYKLDRESDFLLISNDPGKLSSSKTPVLIDEWQKIPKIWDYVRRDVDDRRDDCAYLLTGSISAKNLDVHSGAGRIARLRMFPLSLEERGLARKTVSLETLLDQREAFSTPIQGQTTVSFGDYIEEMAVSGLPGMRIANERRRKLAFDSYLNNLLTHDFEQEGIRIRQPEALKRWLSAYAAAVSTSAKYEEILDAATPREGNKPAIKTTIAYREALERMWLIDELPIWTDGADFCSRMKKAPKHYLADPAFAIHLLGLRVDMLNGSDRKHAPDSRFDEKYGNIIGRLFEAFIFQSLRVYAGICDANLYHFQTLKGDREIDFILSRGRDTVAIEVKTAPFISDHDVRHLLWLKSRANLSDAVIITTGPLAYRRPDGIAVVPASLLGA; via the coding sequence ATGAAAAAACAGTATGACAGACTTTTGGAAAAATATCTGAAAGATTTGCTGGCCGATTTGCCGGCCGTAGCCATAGATGGACTGAAGGGCGTGGGAAAGACGGTCTCCGCATCCCGCATTGCAAACACCGTATATAAGCTGGATCGGGAAAGCGATTTTTTGCTGATCTCCAATGATCCCGGAAAACTCAGCAGCTCGAAAACGCCTGTTTTGATTGACGAATGGCAAAAAATCCCGAAGATTTGGGATTATGTCAGACGCGATGTCGATGACAGAAGGGACGATTGCGCCTATTTGCTCACCGGATCGATTTCGGCCAAGAACCTCGATGTTCATTCGGGCGCGGGGCGGATCGCGCGCTTGCGGATGTTTCCCCTGTCCCTGGAAGAAAGGGGACTGGCGCGGAAGACCGTTTCCCTCGAGACCCTCCTCGATCAGCGGGAAGCTTTTTCCACTCCGATTCAAGGGCAGACGACCGTCTCCTTCGGGGATTATATAGAGGAAATGGCGGTGTCTGGCCTCCCCGGCATGCGGATTGCCAACGAAAGGCGGCGTAAACTGGCCTTCGATTCCTACCTCAACAATTTGCTTACCCACGATTTCGAGCAGGAAGGCATCCGTATCCGCCAACCGGAAGCGTTGAAAAGATGGCTGTCGGCATATGCGGCTGCGGTTTCCACGTCGGCAAAATACGAAGAGATCCTTGATGCCGCGACGCCGAGGGAGGGCAACAAACCGGCCATCAAGACGACGATTGCCTACAGGGAAGCGCTGGAACGCATGTGGTTGATTGACGAACTTCCGATCTGGACCGACGGGGCGGATTTTTGCTCGCGGATGAAAAAAGCGCCGAAGCATTACCTTGCCGATCCCGCTTTCGCGATTCATCTGCTGGGGCTCAGGGTGGACATGCTGAACGGCTCGGATCGGAAACATGCGCCCGACAGCCGCTTTGACGAAAAATACGGGAATATCATCGGTCGCTTGTTCGAAGCGTTCATTTTTCAGAGTTTGCGCGTATATGCCGGCATATGCGACGCGAATTTGTATCATTTCCAGACGCTGAAAGGCGACAGGGAGATTGATTTTATCCTTTCGCGGGGACGGGATACCGTCGCGATTGAAGTTAAAACCGCCCCTTTTATTTCTGATCACGATGTCCGCCATCTGCTTTGGCTGAAAAGCAGAGCGAATCTGTCAGACGCGGTGATCATCACAACCGGCCCTCTTGCCTATCGCCGGCCGGACGGAATCGCTGTCGTACCGGCTTCTCTGCTGGGGGCGTGA
- a CDS encoding HAMP domain-containing histidine kinase — translation MNVFFLDKFLIYQKKNAILSIKEIAKEKLYDPVEFANYVENVRDNEGIDIVVVDEVRLNLARSLQNMPSPINQGTLNRFSNRSRPRMPQPNWETGKFHMTRLPNTNITLLFYNESIPDVGIMSLRTSLSVIKVHKAEINFFNIIITGIGILFSMIIGRILCKKITGNIEKLNSIARKISVLDFSEKSDIHSEDEIGELSRSIDTMSENLENSIENLRTFASDASHELKTPITVISTHAQGLIGGLAKTEAERMKYYKAIAKKSKEMNEIITNLLTISRLSSPGIRLDRSEADFMSFFRESAEKYENIELEKDLRWEVDLPGDNTVFCDGRLFGIAIDNIVQNALRYSVDEGTIRVYRQGAEYVFENETDGLLPEKLEQLWEPFARGANAEEKSREGNGLGLSIVRRIFELNGFSCRIAVEGKKFILAFNTEK, via the coding sequence ATGAACGTGTTTTTCCTCGATAAATTTCTGATTTACCAGAAGAAAAACGCGATTTTGTCGATCAAGGAAATCGCCAAGGAAAAACTCTATGACCCTGTCGAATTTGCCAACTATGTGGAAAACGTCCGGGACAACGAGGGGATCGACATCGTCGTCGTCGACGAAGTCCGGCTGAACCTTGCCCGCAGCCTCCAAAACATGCCGTCTCCCATCAATCAGGGGACGCTGAACCGTTTTTCCAATCGAAGCCGCCCCCGGATGCCCCAACCCAACTGGGAAACCGGCAAATTCCACATGACCCGGCTCCCCAATACCAATATTACGCTGCTCTTTTACAACGAGAGCATCCCCGACGTGGGCATCATGTCCCTGCGGACCTCCCTCTCGGTCATCAAGGTCCACAAGGCCGAGATCAATTTTTTCAACATCATCATCACCGGCATCGGGATCCTGTTCAGCATGATCATCGGCCGGATCCTCTGTAAAAAAATAACCGGAAACATCGAAAAACTGAATTCCATCGCGCGAAAAATCTCCGTTTTGGATTTCTCGGAAAAATCCGATATCCACTCGGAAGACGAGATCGGAGAATTGTCCCGCAGCATCGACACCATGTCGGAAAACCTCGAAAATTCCATTGAAAACCTGCGCACATTCGCCTCGGACGCGTCCCATGAGCTGAAGACCCCGATTACGGTCATCAGCACCCACGCCCAGGGCCTCATCGGGGGGCTCGCCAAGACAGAAGCGGAGCGCATGAAATACTACAAGGCCATCGCCAAAAAAAGCAAGGAAATGAACGAGATCATCACGAATCTGCTGACGATTTCCCGCCTGTCGTCGCCGGGTATCCGCCTGGACAGAAGCGAGGCGGATTTTATGAGCTTTTTCCGGGAAAGCGCCGAAAAATACGAGAACATCGAATTGGAAAAAGATCTGCGCTGGGAAGTGGATCTGCCCGGCGACAACACGGTTTTCTGTGACGGACGTCTCTTCGGCATCGCCATTGACAATATCGTCCAAAACGCGCTCCGCTATTCCGTGGACGAAGGGACGATCCGCGTGTACCGCCAGGGGGCCGAATACGTCTTTGAAAATGAGACCGACGGGCTTCTCCCCGAAAAGCTCGAGCAGCTGTGGGAACCCTTCGCGCGGGGGGCCAACGCCGAAGAAAAATCCCGCGAGGGGAACGGCCTGGGCCTTTCCATCGTACGCAGGATTTTTGAGCTGAACGGCTTCTCCTGTCGGATCGCCGTCGAGGGAAAAAAATTTATTCTGGCCTTCAATACGGAAAAATAA